The segment CGTTTTAATATCTAAAACGTCCGTTATGAAATTGTTTCGCACCGTCTATTCTTACCCAAAACCCATGTTTCATAGAAGCAACACACCACCATTGGAGGACACATAAAACCCATCATTATGAAATCGGAAAAAGCTAAATTGACTACAAGTAAATTACTCGGTGTTCTCATGGACGGTGTCAATAAAAATACGTAAACTACTACACCATTACCACACCAGCCAATGATCCCCAATATGATCATAACTACGCCTAAAAGTTTATGCCATAGCGGGTGTAACGGAGGAAATCGGTACCTATGTTAAACATAAAATAAGATGAAAATAAGATGTTCCGGTATTTTCGATGAAATTCTAATGATTACCAATATGTGTCGATTAAATGAATCATTTCTTCGGGTACTTTACTGACGACCGTTTGATTATTAAACCGCATTATCTgccttgcaaactgtggtccgAGAGTAGTCGTTAACGTAAAATTCGGTGGAGATAATGCTTCGATTGTTAAGGGGGTGGACATGTTGTGAATATCCGTTAAAGCAATTATCTCCATATCTTCAAAATAAACATGCATAACTTTGTAAATGCGTGTATTCGAAAAATACAATTAGATATTGTCAACACCGAAGCACATACTTGTTTACCAATGTTATAACGAGGTTTTGTGAAAAAAGATCACAAagaatattgtttaaatttacaCATCGACAACTTTGTAGAGTGCATTCCTTACGCACAATTGAACTGGTCGCGCACAACTGCAGCTACTCGAGCTCCATGCATTTCTTATACCTGTTCTATAAGATTAGATCCAATAATGTCATCCAATAAAATATTCAAATGAAACCATGCGCAGTTCTATTAAATGCATTTATATCACTTGTGCAAGTAGTAGTACGAACCGATGCATAAAAAGTACTGTCAGCTATAATTTAAAGTAATCTGATCAGCATGAATCATTGCATATGTCTTTGAggattaaatttatataattaatttaagTGAGAAATGCACACATGATGTGTTAGTATAGTGCAAAGTTTCAAAtggtttcaaattttttgatagagcattttgtataatttatttcttgAAATATAATTACACGATCAACATCATTTGATTACTCTTGAAAGTCTTCGGATGTGTTGACTACGTCCTTCTTGAAGAGCCTCTTCTAACACTTGAGTAATATGTAGCAAATTGTTGGGGTCTGTTTGAAGCAACACATGCTCAATACTCTCCTCTTTGTCTGGATTCTTAATGGATAAATCCAATGTAATGAGGGGTGCAACTTGTTTTAATAATGACCTTGACGCAAGCTGCAAAGGAATATGTACTCCATTAACTGTTCAaatattcatttaaataataaataataaataatgacaAACCTGAACTTCAAATCTCCATTCCATATCATGATATTCGGGCAATTTAAATCCAATACTGGTGAGTACACCTAATATTTCATCTCTTTTAACATTATACAATTTGCTTAGAATTGCTTCTTGATCCTCTGAAAATCCCAAAGCAATTACAGAATCTCTAAAATCCTCGGTGCTCAACTGTAAAGTAATATAATCAAGATTATTATcttaaaataatgtaatatatacaaTGATATTGAATGTTGCATTACTTTGTATCTACAACtttctaataataaattaacaagTCCTTCCACTGAATGTTTAATCACATTCACTTCAACTTCCAATTTCTCTGAAACAGTAATACGAGACGAGTTGAAAGAAGTTTGCAAAAACATCAagagaatttattttcaatcttaCTAACGGGCAGCTGCATTATACAATTTAATGTTTGGTCCTTTCTGTAAATAATCCAAGGCCAATTTACAAAAGTcctgtaaaactgtaaaaacaaataaattcatTCGAATCGTTCGTATGCAAACAATATCAGCGGTAAATAATGGCAACTGCAAGTACCTTGAGGTGGATGATCTGTAAGAAGCAGGACATGTTTCTTATGATCTGGTTTTAATGTCAGTAACATTGTCGCTCTTtttactaaaatattaaaaaatatttgtattactACGAATTGTATTGCATTTTTAGATTCAAAATATAATGATCCTCGTTTAGGCGTACCTCAAAGATGGCATACGTGCCGCCATATTTAATATAACCAATAAATTGACAGCTCTCTTTAACGAACCATGCACCTAAAAATCGTCGATACATCTTTGTTTCAtcataaaaaatacatttactTTATCTACCTAGGATTAGTATTTTTACGTTTATGCTCACCTCACATATACATATGATTATATTCATAGGTTAGGTAATTATCATATATACGTCAATTGTGATTTTATCTACGCACGTGCAATTGCGATGCATTCCACCTGATCccattaaattaaattagatCGGTGGTAAGGTTTAATAAAGAGAATGATAGTTTTGATGTTATGACTATCAATTTATTTCTTACATTTTAAATGCAAAAGACATACAAGTACATAAATAAGTGTATGAAATTATAATTCTTTTAGAATAATTTATCTTGCAATAAAGCGGTTTGCCTCGATTTTTTATCCAATTGAAAAATGGGGGTAGGGCTATTTGTAATTACATGTCTTTTCTCATTACAAAATAGCGACATAACCAGTGACAACACTGTAATTTTTTAACAGCTCTTGCAGAATGTTATGCCTTTGGTTGATTACGATTGATTCATATGAGTCTGGAACACATGCTCGTATTTCTTTAAGGCTTCCCGGTGAGTATCTTGTTTCTTATCTAAAGTTACTATCAGCTCCTCCACTCGGTTCCTAAATTTTAAGTGAAAGAATCTTTACTATATTGTCGGACCTTTTATGCATATCACGATTTCTATCGTCTTACAGTTCAGAAGAAATATATTCCATGCGCTTGGAAACATTCTGTTTGGCTTCTTCCAAATCCTGTTTCATAAGAACCGGTCCTATCAGCTTGAAAACATCATCCTCTGTTTTTAGAAGATCTAACTCTTTCTTGACcataatattttcatgtaaTTGACCCTCTAGCTGCTGCCTTTGCCTCAATGTTTTCTGGTAATCTGGTAAAAACAGAATCTACATGTAACACAGGCAGTtcgttaattataattttataatttattacaaAGAATGCGATTCATATATGTAAAAAGAGAATGAACTACCTCTTTGAACTTGTTTGTATTTGTCTAACTCGGTTTTGAAATGCATTTGAATTTCTTCCATCATATTCGTCTAGAAGAAGGaaagaattttaaattacatcgAATTCAAATGGATAGGTTATTTGATCAGTTTTAACATTATCGTACCATGTTAAAGAATGTTTCGTAATAAATTTCTTCGAAAAACTATGTATGAGTATATTTATTGCACTGTATAGAACGGATAAATTCTACACACGGATGTCCTTGCAGTCGTAATTGGATTTAATCCTTTCTTGAAAAGTGCTTTCTCTCAAGTACTATCAAACTTTTTCTTGACTTTACACCGCGACGGACGaaatgtaaatttaaatatacatatacgcACACGAGGCATAGAGATGCACAAATTAGGAATGACTGGAGTGAGAATAAAATGCAACGAATGTTTCAGCGACCATCTAGTGGTTACTAATGGGAACTAAAGTGTCCCCTGAATACGATGCAACCCGCAACGCTCAGAAGTGTAATAGAATGACTGTATGTGGGGTAAAGGATAAAAAACAAATTCTCCTCACAATCAAATTGATTTCGACCGAACTGACGATCCAAGTGAGTCTGTCGAGTGAAATTCGAATGGAATAGGTTTTGAAGATGATTAAAATTTAGATGATGAAATTTTCTAACTATAATTTTGAACCTGTTAGGGTTCACATAGGCCGCTAGGTGCAATACTATACTGGAGGCACCAAAACCCTGGGCATGTgtactctcatttcctctttcTAGTGTCGATGGTTAAGTAAATTATAACCTCTGTTCAAATGACAATTAAATAGCTTGATAACGCAGTTGGTGTGCTCATTCGGATTTAGAAGATGGAAACGATATTAGAGCAACAACGACGCTACCACGAGGAAAGGGAGAGGTTGATGGACGCAATGGTCAAAGAAATGCTTTATAAGAAAGCAGGACACAGAGAAAGCATAAACTCGGAGCATCGgttgaaaatgttgctcgatCAATACATGGATAGCACTTTGCATTTGCAAGATTTGTACGAAGATAAAGATGGGCAAAGAAAAGAGGAGGTATATAATCTTTAGCTTTCATTTTCATTACTAAATTGTTCTTCAAAATAAATCACTTTCTTTCAGGTACAAGCGCTTTCGGGTCCAAACGAATTTTCGGAGTTTTATTCCCGTTTGAAATCGATCAAAGAGTTTTATCGACGACATCCGAACGAAATAAGTATTCCAATGTCCGTGGAATTCGAGGAACTAGCCAAAATGAGAGAAAATCCCACAGAAGAGCTTTCAAATCTGGTTGAATTTACCGATGAGGAAGGTTACGGAAAGTACCTTGATCTTCACGAGTGTTACGAAAAGTATATTAATCTCAAAGGAATAGAGAAAGTAGACTATATTACATATTTATCAACTTTTGATCATTTATTTGATATaccgagagaaagaaaaaatgctGAATATCAGAGATACATCGAAtcattattagaatatataacAGACTATTTAAGTAGAGTTAGACCCTTGCTCGACTTAACCGCAGAGCTTCAGGAGGCAAACAGGGAATTTGAGACGCAATGGGAGAACAGTACATTCCCAGGATGGCCGAAAGAAACTGGCAGTGCTCTGACTCATGTTGGAGCTCACTTGGAACTGTCTGCTTTCTCTTCGTGGGAGGAGCTTGCGTCTCTTGGTTTGGATCGGTTGAAATCGGCTCTGATGGCTTTGGGTTTAAAATGTGGCGGTACTCTTGAGGAGAGAGCTCAGAGACTCTTTAGTACAAAAGGGGAAGCTTCCTTGGATCCGAACTTACTAGCCAAAAGCAATAGAAACAGGAAAAACGGAAAGGGAAGGAATTCCGAGAAGCAAAAGGAGATAGGATGCTTGGAAGGACAAGTGTACAGACTTGCGGAATTGGTGTCTACTCAACGAGTAGCCACGAAAGAGAATGTACAAAGGAAACAAGCTAGAACAGAAGGCGAGAGAGGAGATTCTGATGCGGAAGCCAGCGCCAGCGAGTCAGAGGAAGAAGATGACAACGAAGTTCCATATAATCCAAAAAATCTTCCTCTTGGATGGGATGGCAAACCTATACCATATTGGTTGTACAAATTGCATGGTTTAAATATCAGCTACAACTGTGAAATCTGTGGAAACTTCACGTACAAAGGACCAAAAGCTTTCCAAAGACATTTCGCAGAATGGAGACACGCGCACGGAATGCGCTGCCTAGGAATTCCAAATACCGCTCATTTCGCTAACGTAACACAAATAGAAGACGCCCTGGCTCTATGGGAAAAACTGAAAGCTCAGAAACAAGCCGAACGTTGGCAACCAGAACAGGAGGAAGAGTTCGAAGATTCTCTTGGAAACGTAGTTAATCGTAAAACGTACGAGGACTTGAAACGACAGGGTCTTTTGTAATATATTCACTACAATATCATTCTTGTAACATCTGTGTACGCTTTAAAAGCGAATGTAATACTGAATAAACGGATTTTTCTAATTGTTTGCTTGTTAGGcatgttgaaaataaaaaccaATTGCCTCCGAATGTTGTTTCTATAAGTAAATTACTAGACAAAGTCACCAACTGCGCAGAAACGTCGAAGAAATACTCAAAGAAGCATGGCACACGGTTTTATTAATTAAAGATCTACAATTAATATAAATGGCGGTACTTGCTGTCGAATCGATTTTaaagtaataaatatataatccTGAAATTATCGAAATCGTATCGAAGAAGTAGGGATTTCAAAGTTCTTTGAACGCTCGCGTCTGACCAATAAGAGCGTAACAATTTCCTACCTAGGACGGTAAGAGAGTGTGCGCAGTACGTCGTGTGTCTATAGAGATAAATACCTCTTGTATGATCTCATACTTTCTCTTCTAACAGTAATGTTACGTCTGttgagaaaagaatattttaatctGTAACTATTTTACTCGCGAACACGTTGTCAAACGGAACACCATACGGACAAAGTTGTCGAGAAAATTTCTGTTCGAAACGAAACTGAAAGAGTTCGTTTCATCGGAGGAAGCACGATGTTTTATCGGTGCTATTAAAACCACGTGCCCCGAAAGCCCGATCGTTATTATGAAAAAAAGATTTAACGTAAGCATCTACGAGAaacgaaattgttattaattgtCTCGCCGATTTTtttttgattttctttctttttaatgaTCATGTTTCTCGCAGTCGAAGTTACCGTTTTAAGTAACCGGCAGTCGAGGGAGCACTGATTAGGGAACAAAGATCCTTGCCACCATCGCGGAAAGGTATGCTGAGACAGGATGACGGAATTCGTGGACGGTTGGATATTTGGACACACTTTAGGGGAAGGTGCATACGGCGAGTACGTTTACAGAATTCTTCCACTTTGTATCGCTTTAAAACGATTAATGATTACTCCGTTTTCGTTctgataaataatttataattttaaagttTATCGAATACGGATTTATCGATGAAATTATTTCACGTTTGTTTCATCGTCGTTTTTCACTGTgctcgaaatatttttatattttagacaTTTATAAAAGGCTGTCTCAGACTTTAACAGTTACTTTGTTACTTTTCGTTACTTTTACTAAATCATTCGATTCGATCCTTTCAGGGTAAAGTTACTCTTAAACAGATCTACCGGTGAGGCAGTTGCCATGAAAATGATAGATTTAGAGAAGCACTCGGATGCTAGGCTAACTGTTCGCAAAGAGACTGCTATTCACCGAATGTTATCTAATCCCaacattatacaatattttgggAAGCGTAGTGAGCCAAACATGGAATATATTTTCCTAGAATATGCTTCTGGTGGAGAACTTTTTGATAGAATTGGTAATAGTATTGCTTTTCGATgatagtttaaaaaatggaGGTATTAACATTACTCTCTTCGTTGAAACAGAACCTGACATCGGTATGCCAGCATGGGAGGCACAGAAGTACTTTAGGCAGTTAATTTCAGCAGTTGAATACCTACATACTAAAGGAGTTGCACACAGAGATTTGAAACCAGAAAACTTACTACTAgatgaaaataacaatttaaaaatctcTGATTTTGGCATGGCAACCATATATCGGCTACAAGGGAAAGAGCGGTGCTTGGAAAAAAGATGCGGAACACTGCCATATGTTGCTCCAGAAGTATTATTACAACCCTACCTCGCAGAACCTGCGGATGTGTGGTCGTGTGGTATAATTCTTGTTGCTTTATTGACTGGAGGTAATCTGAATTAAGATGTATATGTGTACAGTAGCAGCTTATCGTTAATTTATAGTAATATTTCATCCGTAATTCCTTCCGGCTTCAATGTCGAGTTCGAGTAAATGAGTAAATTGAGGTATAGTCAAAAAAGGAATGAATTAATGACAGCTTTAAGCACAACGCGCAGATCACTGTCATTTTTAGTCTGATGGTTTACATCGCTAATGAGTAACTTACATTTCTCAGTTTTTAACTGGTCCATATCTGAACTGTAGAACTGCCTTGGGATCAGTCCTTGGCAGAGTGTCCAGAATACATGGCATGGAGAGATGGGAAATACATGTCTCTCACACCATGGAAAAAGTTGGATACTTCTTCCTTGTCtctgattaaaaatattcttatgcACTCGCCGTCGTCCAGATATACCCTAAGAGATATTAAACAACACAGATGGTTCATCAAAATGTTCCCAAAAGGTATGTATCTGTTCTGAGTAGTAACACATTATTTGCCTTGTATATATGTAACAGTTTTTACGGCACATCCATGGATACGATGAAATAAGTATTTACTT is part of the Halictus rubicundus isolate RS-2024b chromosome 10, iyHalRubi1_principal, whole genome shotgun sequence genome and harbors:
- the LOC143357825 gene encoding COMM domain-containing protein 2-like isoform X1, whose product is MLLTLKPDHKKHVLLLTDHPPQVLQDFCKLALDYLQKGPNIKLYNAAAQKLEVEVNVIKHSVEGLVNLLLESCRYKLSTEDFRDSVIALGFSEDQEAILSKLYNVKRDEILGVLTSIGFKLPEYHDMEWRFEVQLASRSLLKQVAPLITLDLSIKNPDKEESIEHVLLQTDPNNLLHITQVLEEALQEGRSQHIRRLSRVIK
- the LOC143357825 gene encoding COMM domain-containing protein 2-like isoform X2; amino-acid sequence: MSCFLQIIHLKFYRTFVNWPWIIYRKDQTLNCIMQLPVKKLEVEVNVIKHSVEGLVNLLLESCRYKLSTEDFRDSVIALGFSEDQEAILSKLYNVKRDEILGVLTSIGFKLPEYHDMEWRFEVQLASRSLLKQVAPLITLDLSIKNPDKEESIEHVLLQTDPNNLLHITQVLEEALQEGRSQHIRRLSRVIK
- the Pfdn6 gene encoding prefoldin 6, with translation MTNMMEEIQMHFKTELDKYKQVQRDYQKTLRQRQQLEGQLHENIMVKKELDLLKTEDDVFKLIGPVLMKQDLEEAKQNVSKRMEYISSELNRVEELIVTLDKKQDTHREALKKYEHVFQTHMNQS
- the Noi gene encoding splicing factor 3a subunit 3 noi, producing METILEQQRRYHEERERLMDAMVKEMLYKKAGHRESINSEHRLKMLLDQYMDSTLHLQDLYEDKDGQRKEEVQALSGPNEFSEFYSRLKSIKEFYRRHPNEISIPMSVEFEELAKMRENPTEELSNLVEFTDEEGYGKYLDLHECYEKYINLKGIEKVDYITYLSTFDHLFDIPRERKNAEYQRYIESLLEYITDYLSRVRPLLDLTAELQEANREFETQWENSTFPGWPKETGSALTHVGAHLELSAFSSWEELASLGLDRLKSALMALGLKCGGTLEERAQRLFSTKGEASLDPNLLAKSNRNRKNGKGRNSEKQKEIGCLEGQVYRLAELVSTQRVATKENVQRKQARTEGERGDSDAEASASESEEEDDNEVPYNPKNLPLGWDGKPIPYWLYKLHGLNISYNCEICGNFTYKGPKAFQRHFAEWRHAHGMRCLGIPNTAHFANVTQIEDALALWEKLKAQKQAERWQPEQEEEFEDSLGNVVNRKTYEDLKRQGLL
- the Grp gene encoding serine/threonine-protein kinase grp, whose product is MTEFVDGWIFGHTLGEGAYGEVKLLLNRSTGEAVAMKMIDLEKHSDARLTVRKETAIHRMLSNPNIIQYFGKRSEPNMEYIFLEYASGGELFDRIEPDIGMPAWEAQKYFRQLISAVEYLHTKGVAHRDLKPENLLLDENNNLKISDFGMATIYRLQGKERCLEKRCGTLPYVAPEVLLQPYLAEPADVWSCGIILVALLTGELPWDQSLAECPEYMAWRDGKYMSLTPWKKLDTSSLSLIKNILMHSPSSRYTLRDIKQHRWFIKMFPKEGYIRPDETDSRQMLEDENSTRFCLSQPELIRVQNNVVEINLEEQPGFSFSQPAHIEDLLVCTQVQNKQLTQASQQNTYQRLVRRMTRFFVKTALETTVKRLINCMNSENYTCRINDCRTITISSTDRRKMPLVFKANIVEMDGKILVDFRLSKGCGLEFKRRFIKIKTLLDDIVLKGPVTWPIAVATESIP